In Penicillium oxalicum strain HP7-1 chromosome I, whole genome shotgun sequence, a single window of DNA contains:
- a CDS encoding Membrane protein TMS1 yields MATRIAYAFILLINSIVSWIMLTPWAMKKLQHLTLDYMEITCDGKECHGWVAVHRINFGLGLFHLILALLLLGVKNTRDSRAALQNGFWGPKILFWIGFVVMSFFIPEPFFFAYGNYIAFFCAMLFLLLGLILLVDLAHTWAELCLQKIEDSDSRVWRGLLIGSTLGMYLASLVMTILMYVFFAKSGCSMNQAAITINLIVFLIVSAVSVQPAVQESNPRAGLAQAAMVTVYCTYLTLSAVSMEPDDKNCNPLIRSSGTRTVTIILGAIVTMATVAYTTTRAATQGIALGSKGGQGQIQLGEDNEHGLVTQQPSTRREMRAEALRAAVESGSLPASALDESDDEDDFETSSKDDERGSTQYSYTLFHIIFFLATTWVATLLSQGITIDSNMDFVPVGRTYWASWVKIFSSWVCYAIYLWTLVAPVVLPDRFGVY; encoded by the coding sequence ATGGCGACGCGAATCGCATACGCTTTTATTCTCCTGATCAATTCGATCGTGTCGTGGATAATGCTCACGCCGTGGGCGATGAAGAAACTGCAACATTTGACTCTGGATTATATGGAGATCACCTGCGATGGCAAAGAATGCCACGGCTGGGTTGCCGTCCATCGGATCAATTTTGGTCTCGGCCTCTTCCATCTGATTTTGGCCCTTTTGCTGCTTGGTGTGAAGAATACCCGGGACAGCCGTGCTGCTTTGCAAAATGGTTTCTGGGGTCCGAAGATCCTCTTCTGGATCGGCTTTGTCGTCATGTCCTTCTTCATTCCCGaacccttcttcttcgcctACGGTAACTATATCGCCTTCTTTTGCGCCATGCTTTTCCTACTTCTGGGTCTCATCCTCTTGGTCGACCTGGCGCACACGTGGGCCGAGCTCTGCCTCCAAAAGATTGAGGACAGCGACTCGCGCGTGTGGCGTGGCTTGCTGATTGGATCGACCCTTGGCATGTACCTGGCCTCGCTGGTGATGACCATACTCATGTACGTCTTCTTTGCCAAGAGTGGATGCTCCATGAACCAGGcggccatcaccatcaattTGATCGTGTTCTTGATCGTCTCTGCCGTGTCCGTGCAACCAGCTGTCCAAGAGTCGAATCCTCGCGCTGGATTGGCTCAAGCCGCCATGGTCACAGTGTACTGCACCTATCTCACGCTCTCCGCGGTCTCCATGGAGCCAGACGACAAGAACTGCAACCCCCTGATCCGCTCTAGCGGAACCAGAACGGTTACCATCATCCTGGGCGCAATCGTTACCATGGCCACTGTCGCCTACACCACGACGCGCGCCGCCACTCAAGGTATTGCACTGGGATCCAAGGGCGGCCAAGGTCAGATCCAGCTTGGCGAAGACAACGAGCATGGGCTGGTGACACAGCAACCCAGTACCCGCCGTGAGATGCGCGCTGAGGCCCTGCGTGCTGCGGTGGAGAGTGGCAGTCTCCCCGCTAGCGCGTTGGATGAgagtgatgacgaggatgacttTGAGACTTCAAGCAAGGATGATGAGCGAGGTTCCACCCAATACAGCTACACTCTTTTCCAcatcatctttttcttggccacAACCTGGGTGGCAACTCTTCTGTCGCAGGGCATCACCATTGATTCAAACATGGACTTTGTTCCGGTCGGCCGGACTTACTGGGCCAGCTGGGTGAAGATCTTTAGCTCCTGGGTGTGTTACGCCATCTATCTCTGGACTCTGGTTGCCCCGGTGGTCCTACCTGACCGATTTGGTGTATACTAG
- a CDS encoding Chitin synthase 8, which translates to MAGNNTGALPAHAQSSLPSLPAHLQSDTHLTAHLASRFHVGLPTARLSSQALISFNTYTSATKGPDGEKDGSAAGEAEDLARRAYTRLGARGENQAVVFLGESGSGKTTIRSHLLSSFLSYSSTPLSSKLSYAAFVFDTLTTTKSVTTPTASKAGLFLELQYDGSSTVNPTLIGGKIIDYRLERSRISSVPTGERSFHALYYLLAGTSAAEKAHLGFEKSIHATSVGGKLTSDSGHKRWRYLGHPTQLKVGVNDHEGFQHFKTALRKLEFSRSEIAEICQILASVLHIGQLEFITGQSTLTTAEESGGYSHEGGEMVTVVKNKDALGNVAAFLGLSVEALECSLGYKTKTIHRERVTVMLDPQGARENADSFAKSIYSLLVTYVIENVNQKLCAAEDSVSNTISIVDFPGFAQAPASGSTLDQLLSNAATESLYNYCLQSFFDSKADILDREEITVAATSYFDNTDTVRGLLKNGNGLLSILDDQARRGRSDAQFLESVRRRFESKNPAISVESSDTTSTGYLSKTRTAFTVKHFAGEVDYSVTGLLEENGEVLSGDLMNLMKSTRSDFVRELFGQEALQTVSHPREKTTIVQAQVSSKPLRMPSMARRKHDQQGRQLFSDRAEIEEADDHESQATSSRRSVAGRKSGLLAGQAQGAAGQFLSGLEIINKSLSAPNLNPYFVICLKPNDRRIANQFDSKCVRMQVQTFGIAEISSRLRNADFSVFLPFAEFLGLADIGNVVVGSDREKAEVVLDERRWPSNEARVGSTGVFLSERCWADLAKVGERVVPSYGKIAGSDEGEIGFQAGGADTKVRLLNPAEQSPGTYIYGDESKGGGYFGSRELDGKSDAGASAFNSGDMFRNLETREEMLQKGNEKNLEEVDDVPVSGSRKRWMFLVYLLTFYIPDFLIKWIGRMKRKDIRLAWREKFAINLIIWFACGVAIFMIVAFPGLVCPTQHVYSKGELSSHNGQDGSTSFIAIRGVVFNLGDFIPYHYPDIVPQKSLKNYAGLDATNLFPVQVSAMCQGVDGSVDDSVPLDYRSNMNSSSMLVSSADYDVNAKYHDFRSWTDRDQPSWFYEQMVMLRANYKKGYVGYTEKYIKQLAEEENKNIVSIDGKVYDMTYYIAGPRVPRFPKGVTPKTNVKTDYMSPLLVSLFQQKAGTDVTKYWDNLQIDPTTRSRMQLCLDNLFFIGHVDTRNSARCQFARYFILAISILICLIIVFKFFAALQFGKKNLPENLDKFIICQVPAYTEDEDSLRRAIDSMARMQYDDKRKLLLVICDGMIIGQGNDRPTPRIVLDILGVPESVDPEPLSFESLGEGMKQHNMAKIYSGLYEVQGHIVPYLVVVKVGKPSEVSRPGNRGKRDSQMVLMRFLNRVHYNLPMSPMELEMHHQIRNIIGVNPTFYEYILQVDADTVVAQDSATRFVSAFLSDVRLIAACGETSLSNAKTSIITMIQVYEYYISHNLTKAFESLFGSVTCLPGCFSMYRVRSAESGKPLFVSKEVVDSYSEIRVDTLHMKNLLHLGEDRYLTTLLLKHHPKFKTKYIFRCHAWTVAPESFAVFLSQRRRWINSTVHNLIELIPLQQLCGFCCFSMRFVVFVDLLSTIIQPVTVAYIIYLIVWLVRDSSVIPWIAFVLLGVIYGLQAFIFIVRRKWEMIGWMIIYIFALPIFSLALPLYSFWHMDDFTWGNTRIITGEKGRKVVISDEGKFDPASIPKKRWEEYQMELWEAQEGQTSRDDRSEMSGYSYGTRAHPFAQSEYGYAGSRPVSQLDLPLLASGSRMSLAPSEMMSHHMDTDMSTEDLSHLPSDDAILAEIREILRTADLMTVTKKSIKQELERRFGVPLDMKRPYINSATEAVLSGLL; encoded by the exons ATGGCGGGCAACAACACCGGGGCCTTACCGGCCCATGCCCAGTCGTCACTCCCCTCGCTCCCCGCACACCTTCAATCAGATACTCATCTAACAGCTCATCTGGCGAGCCG CTTTCATGTGGGATTGCCTACCGCCCGGCTGTCATCCCAAGCCTTGATCTCATTCAACACATATACCTCCGCGACCAAAGGGCCAGATGGCGAAAAGGACGGTAGTGCCGCTGGAGAGGCAGAGGATCTCGCTCGTCGGGCTTATACCCGACTGGGGGCTCGCGGAGAGAATCAAGCTGTGGTGTTTTT GGGAGAAAGTGGTTCGGGTAAAACAACCATTCGCTCACATCTACTGtcctccttcctctcctATTCTTCGACTCCACTATCCTCGAAACTGTCCTACGCGGCCTTTGTCTTTGATACCTTGACCACCACCAAGTCCGTGACAACTCCAACCGCTTCCAAGGCTGGTCTTTTCCTGGAGCTACAGTACGATGGCTCATCCACGGTTAATCCAACTCTGATCGGTGGTAAGATCATTGATTACCGGCTGGAGCGAAGTCGAATCTCGTCTGTGCCCACCGGCGAGCGCAGTTTCCATGCGCTTTACTACCTGCTGGCTGGAACAAGTGCGGCTGAAAAGGCTCACTTGGGCTTCGAAAAATCGATCCACGCGACCAGTGTGGGTGGGAAACTCACTAGTGATTCCGGGCATAAGCGATGGCGTTATCTTGGTCATCCAACACAGTTGAAAGTTGGAGTCAACGATCACGAGGGCTTCCAGCATTTCAAGACTGCGTTGCGAAAGCTTGAGTTTTCGCGGAGTGAGATTGCTGAAATCTGTCAAATCTTGGCCAGCGTCCTTCACATTGGTCAACTAGAGTTCATTACGGGGCAGTCGACCTTGACCACTGCCGAGGAGAGTGGCGGGTACTCTCACGAAGGCGGGGAGATGGTCACCGTTGTCAAGAACAAAGATGCGCTGGGTAACGTCGCTGCGTTCCTCGGACTCAGTGTTGAAGCTCTAGAGTGTAGCTTGGGTTACAAAACAAAGACCATCCATCGGGAGCGTGTAACCGTCATGCTGGACCCCCAAGGAGCTCGAGAGAATGCGGACTCATTTGCGAAATCGATTTACTCCCTTCTTGTCACTTACGTGATTGAAAATGTGAATCAGAAGCTATGTGCTGCAGAGGACAGTGTATCCAACACGATTTCCATTGTCGATTTCCCTGGCTTTGCTCAAGCACCAGCTTCGGGGTCCACACTCGACCAGCTTCTCAGCAATGCAGCGACTGAGTCCCTCTACAACTATTGCCTACAATCATTCTTTGACAGCAAGGCTGATATCCTTGACCGGGAAGAAATTACGGTCGCGGCAACAAGCTACTTTGATAACACCGATACCGTTCGCGGCCTCTTGAAGAATGGCAATGGTCTTTTGAGTATTCTCGATGATCAAGCCCGGCGAGGCCGCAGCGACGCTCAATTCCTGGAGAGCGTTCGAAGGCGCTTCGAGAGCAAAAACCCAGCAATCTCGGTGGAAAGCAGTGACACCACTAGTACTGGATATCTGTCAAAGACCCGCACAGCGTTTACCGTGAAGCACTTCGCCGGGGAGGTGGACTATTCTGTCACGGGCCTCCTCGAAGAAAACGGAGAAGTCCTTTCAGGCGACCTCATGAATCTGATGAAGTCTACTCGCAGTGACTTTGTCCGCGAATTGTTCGGACAGGAAGCATTGCAGACTGTTTCTCATCCTCGTGAGAAGACCACAATCGTGCAAGCGCAGGTATCCTCGAAGCCTTTGCGAATGCCAAGCATGGCTCGCCGTAAGCACGATCAACAGGGTCGCCAGTTGTTCTCCGATCGTGCTGAAATTGAGGAAGCGGATGACCACGAAAGTCAGGCCACCAGTTCCAGACGGAGTGTTGCTGGTCGGAAGAGCGGTCTGCTGGCCGGTCAAGCACAGGGTGCTGCGGGCCAGTTCCTTTCTGGTCTCGAAATTATCAACAAAAGCTTGAGTGCTCCGAACCTCAACCCATACTTCGTGATTTGTCTCAAGCCAAACGATCGGCGCATTGCCAACCAGTTCGACAGCAAATGTGTGCGGATGCAGGTGCAAACCTTTGGTATCGCCGAGATCAGTTCACGGCTTAGAAACGCAGACTTCAGTGTCTTCTTGCCTTTTGCTGAAttccttggtcttgccgaTATCGGCAATGTGGTTGTTGGAAGCGACCGTGAAAAGGCCGAGGTCGTTTTGGATGAACGACGCTGGCCTAGCAATGAAGCTCGAGTGGGAAGTACTGGAGTATTCTTGAGTGAGCGTTGCTGGGCCGATCTAGCCAAAGTCGGTGAACGGGTGGTGCCGTCTTACGGCAAGATTGCCGGATCTGATGAAGGCGAGATTGGATTTCAGGCCGGCGGTGCAGACACCAAGGTTCGGCTTCTGAACCCCGCTGAGCAGTCTCCTGGGACGTACATCTACGGGGATGAGTCCAAAGGAGGTGGGTATTTTGGCAGCCGCGAGCTTGACGGCAAGTCTGACGCCGGTGCCTCAGCTTTTAATTCTGGCGACATGTTCCGCAACCTCGAGACACGGGAAGAAATGCTGCAGAAGGGGAATGAGAAGAACCTGGAGGAGGTCGACGATGTCCCTGTTTCTGGCTCACGAAAACGATGGATGTTCCTTGTCTACCTCTTGACATTCTACATTCCCGatttcttgatcaaatgGATAGGGCGCATGAAGCGCAAGGACATCCGCTTGGCTTGGCGAGAGAAGTTCGCAATCAACCTGATCATTTGGTTTGCTTGCGGTGTGGCAATCTTTATGATTGTCGCCTTTCCTGGGCTAGTTTGTCCGACCCAGCATGTTTACTCAAAAGGAGAACTGAGCAGTCACAATGGCCAAGACGGCAGCACCTCTTTCATTGCTATTCGTGGTGTGGTCTTCAATCTGGGAGATTTCATCCCCTATCATTATCCCGATATCGTGCCCCAAAAATCTCTCAAAAACTATGCTGGTCTCGATGCCACCAATCTATTCCCTGTTCAAGTTTCGGCTATGTGCCAGGGTGTGGACGGAAGCGTCGACGACAGTGTTCCTTTGGATTACCGGTCTAACATGAATAGCTCGAGTATGCTGGTTTCAAGCGCAGACTACGATGTGAACGCCAAATACCACGATTTCCGCTCCTGGACCGATCGAGACCAGCCGAGCTGGTTCTACGAGCAAATGGTCATGCTGCGCGCAAATTACAAAAAGGGATACGTGGGTTACACGGAAAAGTACATCAAGCAActtgcggaagaagaaaacaagaataTCGTCAGCATTGACGGCAAGGTCTACGATATGACTTACTACATCGCTGGGCCTCGAGTCCCTCGGTTTCCCAAAGGCGTAACTCCAAAGACGAACGTGAAAACAGATTACATGAGCCCGCTTCTTGTCAGTCTGTTTCAGCAGAAAGCCGGTACCGATGTGACCAAGTACTGGGACAATCTTCAGATTGATCCCACGACGCGTTCGCGGATGCAGCTGTGTCTTGACAATCTTTTCTTCATTGGCCATGTGGATACCCGTAATTCGGCTCGGTGTCAATTCGCTCGGTACTTCATCCTGGCAATCTCGATCCTGATCTGTCTCATCATTGTCTTCAAGTTCTTCGCAGCCCTGCAATTTGGGAAGAAGAACCTGCCCGAAAATCTTGACAAATTCATCATCTGCCAAGTGCCGGCCTACACGGAAGACGAAGATTCTCTGCGCCGTGCAATCGATTCCATGGCTCGCATGCAGTATGACGATAAGCGGAAGCTACTCCTAGTTATTTGTGATGGTATGATTATCGGTCAGGGCAACGACCGGCCTACCCCACGCATTGTTCTGGACATTCTGGGTGTTCCTGAATCTGTTGATCCTGAGCCTTTAAGCTTTGAGAGTTTGGGCGAGGGAATGAAGCAGCATAATATGGCCAAGATTTATTCGGGTCTGTATGAAGTTCAGGGCCACATTGTGCCTTACCTGGTCGTCGTCAAGGTTGGCAAGCCTTCTGAAGTCTCCCGCCCTGGTAACCGTGGTAAGCGTGACTCGCAGATGGTTCTCATGCGCTTCCTGAACCGTGTCCACTATAATCTCCCGATGAGTCCCATGGAGCTTGAGATGCACCATCAGATTCGAAACATCATTGGAGTCAACCCGACATTCTACGAGTACATTCTGCAGGTCGATGCCGATACAGTTGTTGCCCAAGACTCTGCTACACGCTTTGTCTCCGCCTTCCTGTCTGATGTGCGTCTCATTGCCGCTTGTGGTGAGACGTCTCTGTCCAACGCCAAGACTTCCATTATCACGATGATTCAAGTGTACGAGTACTACATCTCGCACAACTTGACCAAAGCTTTCGAGAGTCTTTTCGGTTCGGTCACTTGCTTGCCAGGATGCTTCAGTATGTACCGTGTTCGCTCGGCGGAAAGCGGCAAACCCCTCTTCGTGAGCAAGGAGGTTGTCGATAGTTACTCTGAAATTCGCGTCGACACCTTGCATATGAAGAACCTGCTCCACCTGGGTGAAGACCGTTACTTGACCACTTTACTACTCAAGCATCATCCCAAATTCAAAACCAAGTACATCTTCCGCTGCCATGCCTGGACTGTTGCCCCGGAGAGCTTCGCCGTTTTCTTGTCTCAACGTCGTCGCTGGATCAACTCAACCGTGCACAACTTGATCGAGCTTATTCCCCTGCAACAGCTCTGTGGCTTCTGCTGTTTCAGCATGCGCTTCGTCGTCTTTGTTGATCTCCTCAGTACCATCATCCAGCCTGTCACGGTAGCCTACATTATCTACCTCATTGTGTGGCTCGTGCGCGACTCGTCCGTGATTCCATGGATTGCGTTTGTCTTGCTTGGTGTCATTTACGGTTTGCAAGCATTTATCTTCATTGTCCGCCGCAAATGGGAGATGATTGGCTGGATGATCATTTACATTTTCGCCCTTCCCATCTTCAGTCTTGCCCTGCCGCTCTACTCGTTCTGGCACATGGACGACTTCACCTGGGGAAATACCCGCATTATTACCGGAGAAAAGGGCCGGAAGGTGGTCATTTCCGATGAGGGTAAATTCGATCCGGCATCGATTCCGAAGAAGCGTTGGGAAGAGTACCAGATGGAGCTTTGGGAGGCGCAGGAGGGACAAACTTCGCGCGACGATCGCTCTGAGATGTCTGGCTACTCCTATGGCACCCGTGCGCACCCGTTCGCCCAGTCTGAGTATGGCTATGCGGGTTCTCGTCCGGTCTCCCAGCTGGATCTGCCGCTGCTTGCCTCCGGATCCCGCATGTCGTTGGCGCCTTCTGAGATGATGAGTCACCACATGGATACCGACATGAGCACAGAGGATCTGAGCCACCTGCCCAGTGATGATGCCATCCTCGCTGAGATCCGAGAGATTTTGCGCACAGCTGACCTGATGACTGTCACGAAGAAGAGTATCAAGCAGGAGCTTGAGCGCCGCTTCGGCGTCCCTCTCGACATGAAGAGGCCGTATATTAATTCAG CAACCGAGGCCGTCCTCTCTGGTCTTCTCTGA